A stretch of the Solanum dulcamara chromosome 6, daSolDulc1.2, whole genome shotgun sequence genome encodes the following:
- the LOC129892440 gene encoding uncharacterized protein LOC129892440 isoform X1 yields MEDETSRTTNVNGSAPLALTESLDSTPEVEQYSVTVKRKAIESRSAAWPHYDKLIEDGINKAKCKYYGKILLADSTKNGTSGLNKHLKTCPKNSNKANTFNSKYKQSNLNFPLEGEMRDGAIWTFDQEASQRALVEMLILDELPFCFVEKEGFKKFIKKPNLYSEFPPIEQ; encoded by the coding sequence ATGGAAGATGAAACAAGTCGAACAACCAATGTCAATGGAAGTGCACCTCTGGCTCTTACTGAGTCTCTTGATTCAACACCGGAAGTTGAACAATATTCAGTGACTGTGAAGAGGAAAGCTATAGAATCAAGATCTGCTGCTTGGCCGCATTATGATAAGCTCATAGAAGATGGAATTAATAAAGCAAAGTGCAAGTATTATGGTAAAATTCTCTTAGCTGATTCAACTAAAAATGGAACAAGTGGACTGAATAAACATTTGAAAACTTGTCCTAAAAATTCAAATAAGGCTAACACTTTCAATTCCAAGTACAAAcaatcaaatttaaactttCCATTAGAAGGTGAAATGCGTGATGGGGCAATTTGGACTTTTGATCAAGAGGCATCTCAGAGGGCTTTAGTTGAGATGTTAATCCTTGATGAGCttcctttttgttttgttgaaaaggaaggttttaagaAGTTTATAAAAAAACCCAACCTTTATTCCGAGTTCCCTCCCATAGAACAATGA
- the LOC129892440 gene encoding uncharacterized protein LOC129892440 isoform X2, producing the protein MEDETSRTTNVNGSAPLALTESLDSTPEVEQYSVTVKRKAIESRSAAWPHYDKLIEDGINKAKCKYYGVVYLLQVVLLTVVVVCC; encoded by the exons ATGGAAGATGAAACAAGTCGAACAACCAATGTCAATGGAAGTGCACCTCTGGCTCTTACTGAGTCTCTTGATTCAACACCGGAAGTTGAACAATATTCAGTGACTGTGAAGAGGAAAGCTATAGAATCAAGATCTGCTGCTTGGCCGCATTATGATAAGCTCATAGAAGATGGAATTAATAAAGCAAAGTGCAAGTATTATG gtgtAGTGTATCTGCTGCAGGTGGTGTTGTTaactgttgttgttgtgtgttgctgA